The nucleotide sequence GATGCTCGGCATGGCATCTGCGGATGCCAAGAAACGGGCCGAACGGATCGCCTCGGCGTCCGGCAACAGGGTCGGCAGGATACGCTCGGCGGATATGGGCGTCTTCCAGATAACGCCGGTCAATTCGACCGAGGTCTCGGACTGGGGCAGCAACGATACCTCGTCACTCGAGAAGAAGGTCTTCGCGGTCGTGCATGCGGATTTTGCGATAACGGAGTAAGCCAGGGCGAATTAAGGTGACAGTATACTTAATTAGCTAATTAAAGTTTGAGGAGCCAAAATGGCACCTCAAATCCAAGGTCACAAATTGTGACCTTGAAAATAGTTGAAAGAAAATCCCTCCTTTTAGCGTCTATTTAGCTAAAGGAGGGATTTTTTATGGGCAACTTAGTAGAGCAAGAAGTGGTTCAGCAGAAGATCTATTTTATTAGGGGAAAGAAGGTGATTTTGGATAGGGATTTGGCTGTTTTATACGGGGTTGAAACTAAAGCGTTGATTCAGGCGGTCAAAAGGAACAAAGAAAGGTTTCCAAGCGATTTTATGTATCAGCTTACAAATAAAGAGGTTGCAATCTTGAGGTCACAATTTGTGACCTCAAGATGGGGCGGTACAAGGTATTCTGTGCGTGCTTTTACAGAGCAAGGCGTAGCCATGATGTCGAGTGTCCTAAAGAGCAAGAAGGCCATTCAGGTAAACATTGCCATTATGCGAGTTTTTGTCAAATTAAGGGAGATCCTATCTATCCATAAAGAGTTGGCCCATAAATTAACTGAATTAGAGAGAAAACTTGGTAAGCACGATGAAGAAATAATAATGATTTTTCAGGCAATAAAAGAACTCATGACTCCGCCAGAAGGAAGCCCGAAAAGGAAGATAGGATTTCGCCCTTGATGTACGTCAAAAAGTGGTAAAATAGCAAAACATGGGCGTATATGTATACTGCATAAGAGAAGATCATGCTTATAAAACCGCAATAAAGGGCCGTGAGTTCGAGAACGCATGGTTCAAGGATGCTTTGGCTGGATATGGTGGCATATCAGGTAAAAAGGAGAAGAAATGAATATCGGGAAATTATCCATCAGTTTGATCGGGATCTTATTATTTGCGGCTTGCTGCGTTTACGCGGAAGATGAATATTCAGATACCCCTAACGATAATCCGGAAACTGCAGATACCCCGGTAATAGAGAATAAAGACAATGAGGATATCGGCAAATCAGGCGACAATACGCTCCCGCCGGAACCGACTACTGAACCCGTGGGAAAACATATCGACTCGCCCCTCGAGGAAAGTGTCAACAACCCTGACGGCCCGGAGGGAGGCAGCGTAAGCACTGAGAGCGTAAATAATCCCGGGGATAAAGAATGAACATCAATAAGATCATAGCAAAAGAAGGGCTGATAATCATTGGGTTGGCTCTCATATTATACGCCATCCTGCATTTCCTACCCGAAATGCCCGTTATATTCCCGAAATATAAATTGGAATTCCTTAACGGGGAAACGTACACTATAAAGATACATCCGGAGATCCGCAACGGCTTAAATTCTAACGAGATAATCGAGGCGACCCTCAACCCGCCGCCGAAAGTCATCGAAGCGCGTATAAAGGAATTCACCGAATCGGCGCATATCAAATCCAAATTGAAATCGTTATCTTACGTAAATTCCGCGTCAGTCCGTTTCTATAGGTTCTTCTTTTCATTTTTCGGCAAATTTTTTGTTTTAAAAGTACTCATCGTTTATTTGGTCTTATTGCTCATCCGGTTTGTCGTGTGGGCTGTAAGGACATTAAGGAAAAAATGACCGATGCGTAAATACCTGGTCCTGTTATGCTGTTGCGCGATCCTCTCGGGCTGCGCGGCCCTTCCCATCAAAAAGGGCCCGTCCTACTCCCTCGATGACATTTATAAGCGCTTGAACTATAAAGTAGAAGCCGGATACAGGGTCGTTAATATCTTCTACGCGACAAGCCGGGAAGTCGATTATGCCGCAAAACCTTCCCCGGTCTTCAAGGCCAAGATGGCCGGCGAGACGACATATGGCATACTTGATATCAGGATGGACCCGAGGGTAAGGATAGGAACGATGCTGCCGGACCAGCTTAAGAAGAACGGTATAATAGAGTTGGAGACGACAACGAGGCTGGCCCCGGACGTTTTCACGAAAGAGTTGTCCGACGCAGTGCAAACATCTCCGCATAAGTCCCTGCTCGTGCTCGTCTTCGGCTATAAGGACGGATTTGAGGCCACGGCGATGAAGGCCGCCTATTTCGCGTACCTGTTGGATGTCAATACGCCTGTTTTATTGTTCGATTGGCCAGGTGACCAATCGGTCAGCATCTGGGGCTATGAAAAAGCGCAATCCCTGGCCAGCGCCTCCGGGCCGTATCTGGCGGATGTACTGGTGAAGGTCGTCCGCGAGGTCAAACCGAAAAAACTCTGGATAGAGGCGTCGAGCCTCGGCTGCCAGGTGGTCTGCGACGCTTTTGACACGCTCTACACTCATCCCGATTTTGCCGATGCGGATATCGAGATAGACCAGGTCATACTTGCGGCCCCTGACATCAGCCGCAACAAATTCGATGAAAAGTTCAAAAATGAGTTTACGGCCATATCGAAGAAATTGACCGCATACGTCTCATCCGACGATAACGCCTTGCTGATGAGCGGGATAATCGACGGGGAGAAGAAGCTCGGGCGAGAAAAACTGAGGGTGACGGAGCCGGAGCAGCTCGAAGAGGCGAGGGGGGTGCTTTATTTGAAATCCCTCGACCCTGAGCGTTTCATGACGATCGACGTGACCGCGATAAATAACTCGAGTTTCAAGCACGGCTATTACCTGGAATGCCCGGAATTTTATGACGATTTTTATATGCGCATTTTTGACACGCAGCCGAACATTAACAGGCATCTCTACCTTTTGAAATACAGCAACGGCGCGGATTATTGGGTCATGCAGGGCTCGAAATAGTTAAAAGTAAACACGAGCGGCATATTACTACTTAACGAGGGGTAAAATGAAGGATACCCTTTTAGGAATAAAGGTGATCGGCTGGCTATGCGTAATATCGAGTATCTTTGCCGGCTTAGCCATATTCTGGCAGGAAGACTACGCGCTCTTAGGCATTACATTTCTATTGAACCTTATTATAGGCGTAAATTTATTAAGGAGGAAAGAGGCCGCAAGGAAATTCATGGTATTCCTTACAGCTCTTTCTATCGCAGCTGCTTTAATAGCCGCGATCCTTCTCCCGAATTTAATTTTAGATAAGGCGGAAAAATATCGCCAAAAAATGCATAGATACAAAGAGATCAGCGCAAAAATGTCCGAATTGCAGAAAGAGAAACC is from Candidatus Omnitrophota bacterium and encodes:
- a CDS encoding SIMPL domain-containing protein — translated: MLGMASADAKKRAERIASASGNRVGRIRSADMGVFQITPVNSTEVSDWGSNDTSSLEKKVFAVVHADFAITE
- a CDS encoding ORF6N domain-containing protein, coding for MGNLVEQEVVQQKIYFIRGKKVILDRDLAVLYGVETKALIQAVKRNKERFPSDFMYQLTNKEVAILRSQFVTSRWGGTRYSVRAFTEQGVAMMSSVLKSKKAIQVNIAIMRVFVKLREILSIHKELAHKLTELERKLGKHDEEIIMIFQAIKELMTPPEGSPKRKIGFRP
- a CDS encoding alpha/beta hydrolase: MRKYLVLLCCCAILSGCAALPIKKGPSYSLDDIYKRLNYKVEAGYRVVNIFYATSREVDYAAKPSPVFKAKMAGETTYGILDIRMDPRVRIGTMLPDQLKKNGIIELETTTRLAPDVFTKELSDAVQTSPHKSLLVLVFGYKDGFEATAMKAAYFAYLLDVNTPVLLFDWPGDQSVSIWGYEKAQSLASASGPYLADVLVKVVREVKPKKLWIEASSLGCQVVCDAFDTLYTHPDFADADIEIDQVILAAPDISRNKFDEKFKNEFTAISKKLTAYVSSDDNALLMSGIIDGEKKLGREKLRVTEPEQLEEARGVLYLKSLDPERFMTIDVTAINNSSFKHGYYLECPEFYDDFYMRIFDTQPNINRHLYLLKYSNGADYWVMQGSK